The genomic DNA CCTGTCGTGGATAGCACTTGGGCAGGGAGGGTTACTCACCGAGTCTGGAATGATTTCCCAGCTACATTGTCTCTATACGAGTCAAACAGTACATGGTACTGATCCCTACTCCACTCTACCACCacctacacacagagagggggatgagattaTTGACCACTGAATGTATTGTATACTTCAACATAACCAGCCAGAACAGGCCTTGCCTTACTTAACTAAGTGTAACGTGTCgctcgcagacagacagacagacagacagacagacagacgacacacacacacacacacacacacacacacacacacacacacacgttaactgCTGCATCATTGCGTTTGACAAGggttagcttgttagctagctaagctactTACTTCTCCAAACTGGAAGGCAGAGACGATCATGAGGACTATCCCTCCAAAGCAGAGGTACAGTCCATAGCGGTGGGACAGACAGGTGTAGGTCTGTCTCTGCAAGAGTTTCAATACTGAATTGATTATCACCATGGTTCTCCTTTGCAATCCATATCTCTTCAGTCATTCACCGAAGACGCAGGTGCATATCGGAGTTAATATAAAGTAAACACTACAAAACGAAAGATGTCTTCTTTGTCACATGACACCTAGCAAAAACGGTCAAAGCACATAACCAAACATTGCACTTCCTTTATGATGATGATGCGCCTTGACTCAAATGTTCCGGGTGCTGCTTTAAAAAAAACTCTATATCGCCCTCTATCGACTAGGAGGAGTTGTGCTATACATTTAGCGTGGTGTGTCCTATACATAGAAATACACGGAATATAcctaacattaggaacaccttcctaatattgagtttcttcccccatttgccctcagaacaacctcaattaatcagggcatggactctttTATTTATTGTTATTTATAGTAACAGGGGAGAGGAttggggatgaatgagccaattgaaaGCTgcgatgattaggtggccatgatggtatgagggctaGAGAGGGGAATTTAgcaaccacagagagtcaggacacccgtttaacgtcccaacCCGAAAGAAGGCATcatacacagggcaatgtccccaatcactgccctggggcattgggatatttttttagacaaAGGAAAGAGTGTATCCTACTggtcctccaacaccacttcaagcagcatctggtctcccatccaggaccaaacCTGCTTAGCTTCTACAACATCAACaacacaaaggagctgatcaggGATTTCAGcagacagcagaaggagcacgcccccatccacatcgatgggaccgcattggagaaggtgaaaagcttcaagttcctcggcgtacacatcactgacaatctgcaccgcccgcaaccgcagggctctccagagggttgtgcggtcagcccaacgcatcaccgggagtACACTGCCTGACtttcaggacatctacagcacccggtgtaacaggaaggccaagaagatcatcaaggacctcagccacccgagccacggcctgttcaccccgctatcatccagcgagttcagtacaggtgcatcaaagctgggaccgagagaatgaaaaacagcttctatctcaaggccatcagactgttaaatagccatcactagccggcctccacccagtaccctgccctgaacttagtcactgtcactagcaggctaccacccagttactcaaccctacaccttagaggctgctgccctatgtacatagacatggaatactggtcactttaataatggaatactgctcactttaataatgtttacatactgttttacacatttcatatgtactgtatatactgtattctagtcaaggccatcctattcaactaGTGCTGTATATATACTATTCCATCCacatattcttcagatatactacatattctctccacatactgtccataatgtctatactccggactccgacattgctcatcctaatatctctatatttcttaattccaatcTTTTACTTGTAGATGTGTGTGCATTGTTGTgtatagttagatattactgcactgttggagcaaggaacacaagcattttgctacgcccataataacatctgctaaatatgtgtatgcaaccaatacaatttgatttgatttgacaaggtGATGAAAGCATTCcgcaggaatgctggcccattttgactccattgcttcccacagttgtgtcaagttggctggatgtcctttgggtggtggaccattcttgatacacacagaaaactgttgagcgtgaaacgcccagcagcgttgcagttcttgactcaaaccggtgtgcctggcacctactatcctatatcctgcctgtttggccgtgtccgggggtatcatcggatggggccacagtgtcttctgatacCTCCTGTCAacgcctccagtatttatgctgcagtagtttatgtgtcggggggctagggtcagtctgttacatctggagtatttctcttgtcttatccggtgtcctgtgtgaatttaaatatgctctctctaattcactctttctctctttctgtctttctctcggaggacctgagccctaggaccatgcctcaggactacctggtatgatgactccttgctgtccccagtccacctggccgtgctgctgctccagtttcaactgttctgcctgcggctatggaaccctgacctgttcaccggacgtgcttgttgcaccctcgacaactactatgattattattatttgaccatgctggtcatttatgaacattttaacatcttgaccatgttctgttataatatccaccctgcacagccagaagaggactggccacccctcatagcctggttcctctctaggttttttcctaggtttttggcctttctagggagtttttcctagggagtttttcctagccaccgtgcttctttcacatgcattgcttactgtttggggttttaggctgggtttctgtacagcactttgagatatcagctgatgtacgaagggctatataaatacatttgatttgatttgatttactaccATACCCAGCTCAAAAgcacaatattttgtcttgcccattcaccctctgaatggcacccaAACACAATTGATGCCCCAATTGTCTGAATGctaaaacatccttctttaacctgtctcctccccttcatatacactgattggagtggatttaacaattgacatcaataagggatcatagctttcacctggattcacaaggtcagtctatgtcatggaaagagcaggtgtctttaatgttttgtatactcagtgtagaatGGATGCATCCCTCTGCAGGCCTTCCCACTCAGATTAGAATGAATAATGAACAATGAagttagaaagaaagaaagaaagaaagaaagaaagaaagaaagaaagaaagaaagaaagaaagaaagaaagaaagaaagaaagaaagaaaaaagaaagaaagaaaaaagaaagaaagaaagaaagaaagaaagaaagaaagaaagaaagaaagaaagaaagaaagaaagaaaaaaagaaagaaaagaaagaaagaaagaaagaaagaaagaaagaaagaaagaaagaaagaaagaaagaaagaaagaaagaaagaaagaaagaaagaaagaaagaaagaaagaaagaaaaacattttgGTTCAGAAGAGGATGAAAAAAAATTGTGTTCGTGTGTAGCCATTTTATGTAAAGCTGTGCGTCTTATTTTCTGTTACATGCGGAAATGATCGGAAGAGGTACCGAAGTCAGCCCACACTCAACATGACTGAAGTTCAATACTGTCTAGACCACGTGATTGCAAAATAACCGCTTACAGTATAGTTTACAGTAAGAGATGTCACTTTTTAGGTGGCCGATTAGACCAATTCTAAAATTACTTTAAATCTAAACTCTGAGAAATATTGACAGAGGGATTTTACCTGTCAGTATTCTGCATCGTATTTATTCTTTATAACTTGCACCAAGGTCGGTCTGTCTGCGTGGTAACTTTTCCTGATTGCCGACAAAATGTTTTGGTTCATGGAGGGATTATGCTTTTTACCAACTTTTTTGGTCATCTGGTCATCTAGCACGTTTATTGTTTCCTACCTAATTGCATTGTTCGAGGATGATGTGGATGTTGTCTTCCCCTATATAAGGTAAGATTATGATTATTTATCAGCAGCCTGAGTATTTTTATTTTCCACGAACTTGCCGTTCTTCATTAAACTGTAATAATAGCGTTTACTTATTGTTATTTAAATCAGTGGGGGTATTGGAAATAATGTTTCTTTATTTCCACTCATCAAAACCGGCGATATTGACGGAAATCATATCGCATTCTTGCAACAAAAATAAATCAGTTTCGTTTTCCCCACCACAGTTGAAAGCTGTACTTGGCTGGTTCCCAGGTGACAGCAGTATGGTCTACAGCGTAGGGGCCTGTGAACCCCTTAATGTCCGGTGTGTGTCCTCACTTGACATTTAAACAGCTTTGTTTATTGAGCAGATAGACATTTAACACATATGCAAACTAAACATTACTAGGCATAGATAATGAATAATGGTTTTACTAATTAGCGCTCTATTCAAACGATTAAAGCCCTCTATTCAGTAATATTTTCTGTCGATATAACGGAATTATTTGTTTGTCATCAAATGGTATGGTTTGACAATTGAAATGCAATTGTCTATTTGGTTAATAGATTATGCCAATGGTATGATTTtgctttgattacatttttttatttaatttaataaaAAATGATATCACTTTCTGTTCTGTTATAATTTAATGTGTAtaatgatttttttatttaatgtatTGTTTAAATTAAATCCAGATGATTTAAAATGACTTCCAGACATGGCATTAATACACACATTAACCCTGAACTATTTTTTTCTTTAGTGACACTGGGGCTAAACCCCCAGAGAGCTGTGTCTTTGGCTTGATGACGGTCATCACTGCATTTGCAGGTGAGCACAGAAAGACACTAAAACCATGAAAGGGCTTTTTGTCTTAGTGTAacgggatagttcacccaaatgacatatttggtttccttaccctgtaagcagtctatggaccatatatgacagcaatccatgctttggtttagtttccttggcactgtttccacatgcaAATGTCATGGGACGATGTTAGCATTTTTTTATGCttcatgttcaaatcatctataagtgaATTTGTTGAGCTTCACACTTCATTTTAGATACTTctggatgatttggacatgacaCCCGAAAAATACTAATATTGGTCCCATGATTTAaattggatttgtgccacaaattctAAAACATTAGCATGTGGAAACGGTGATagagaaactaaaccaaagcatgatttgctgtcataccttgtccatagattgCTGACAGTGTAAAGAAACCAATGTgttattttgtaatttgggtgaaaaaTCCCTATGAGAAACTCCATGGGTTTTTCCAGGTCAGAGACAATGTCAAGAGCTTTATTCACACTTCCCATTTTTTGGAAAATGAAAGCAGAAATGCATGGTTAGACGTGGCTGCGAGAATTGGTATGATATTGTATTATTACGTTTCACTTCACTATGTTTGTCTTTCTTTGTTACCTTTGTTTTAAGgtgcaaataaaaaaatattgcagCAGGTTTCACATATGCCTACAATAGCCTACTGTGACCGTATACTGTCTTAATGTGAAAAGTGGTCATAAAAACGTTCACTCCATGTGCCATGACAATTCCTCTACAGGTACGGCCACCATGTATGCCAGATACAAGTTTGTGGAGAAGCTCAATGAGACAGCAGGTGGTGTGCCCCCAGTACTGAATCAGGCTGCTTTCTGGATTGGAATGCTTTCTTGTTTGGGGATGTGTTTTGTGGCTACTTTCCAGGTAGGTTGCCACGGGGCACAAACGTCAGTTCAACAACTAGTTTTGATTCACATTTggctgagttgtcaactaacttgaattcaacaaaaaatgtcaccatcccattgggcacagacatcaattcaatttGCCTATTCaactttgattcaaccagtgtgtgcccagtaggATGTAATTGGATTTAAgataaaagttgggtgaaatCCAATAAGTTTTCCGTGTTTATTCAATATCATCACATTGAATTTCTTTCTTTAAAATGatatggaaacaacattgattaaaccagtttttgcccagtgggttgtcaCCCCTTTAGTGTGAAGATGGAGGGGTTTTGTACCATGAAGTGACAGTGTGATATTCCATACATGATCTCTCTGGCGTGTTCTTTTTCTCCAGGAGACAACGATTACGGCAGTTCATGATGCAGGTGCATTACTCTTCTTCGTTTCTGGTGTTCTGTACACCATCCTCCAGTCCATCATATCCTATAAGGCCTTCCCCTATGGATGTTCCTTGGCCTTGTGTCGTGTGCGCACAGGAATTGCAACCATCGCCTTCCTGGCAGTTTTCCCCAGTATCCTTGAAAACAATAGTAACCCCTGGTGTCTAAATGATTTTAATCATGAATGATCATTGTTTTATCAAAGAAAATATCTCCTTCATTTTCCATCCAGCTGTTGTCTGTGCTGTCTTTGTGACACAAACCACACTGCATAGAAAAACAAAAGACGAGGTACAGTATGAGCACATCTTTACCAAGAACACCACTCACATAAACAACAAAGACGGACGACATTCTGGATCCATATAGGCTTTATAGGCCAGAGAAGCTAAACGTGCCAATATATCCGACTCTCCCTGTCATTACAGGACTATGTGTTCCATCTGGTGAGCGCTGTGAGTGAGTGGATCGTGGCCTTCAgcttcatcttcttcttcttcacctaCATCCACGACTTTAAAGTGAGTTTTCAGTCACCACTCTGTCATTGGGGTAGGAATGATTCTCCTTTATTTGAGTGTTTTTATTTCTCTTTGTCCTGTTTCTTACAGAAGTTTACTCTGAAGCTGAGAACAGAGTTTGTGGACTATTCCCGATGAAGCATCGATTTGAACCTTTTAACCTGAATATTtacaaaatcaaatgtattttttctaCTTTTATAAAGCAAATGTATATGAGATTATCTGAATGGTATCATTTATTTCTTTATACTGTATCCATTGCAACATAACCTCAGTCTTAACGGTTAaccacaaaacaaacacatcCTATGACATCCTGGGTTAATGAAAGAGTTAACCCATTGTTCATCATCTGGTGGGGCAAAGGTCAGTATTGCGCAAGAAAATCACAAGATCAAGTTAATTTAGAAACTTAATTTCACCAATCACCAGTTTATGGAAAGAGGCTGTATGTACTCTTACCTACTCCAAGGTTAATCGTTTGATATTACTATGTAAATATTTTTCTAGTTAGATATTTTGCTCAAGAAAACTATTGTTTCTCAGGCTATTGAGGAGAGGCATATCTATGTTATACCTTTGTAATAAAGTAACTCAAAATACATACAGGGCTATGTGTGACGTATTTATATGTTCCAAACACAGTGTTTGAATGATAAGGCGGCCACATATCTTTAGCCAAaatgtgttatttatttttcagGCTAAACTGCATAAACACTACAGGCCATACTTGTGAACATTAGAAAAAGTTTAAGTTCAAGGTTAAGTTTAagcatcagccaattaaaattgTTGACATAGTGGCAGGTGATCAAAGTCTACATAttagctgttcccattacatacagtatgtttgcaCATTTTGCACTATGCTAACCTCACCAGGTGGCTGTGATAATTTTCTGTAGGAAATTCCCTATCAGCCAATTCAAATCGTTGATGTAGTTGGACGTGTTCCAACACTTGTTCATGGAAGCGTACTTAACTGTAGTACAACAGCTCTTACTGATAATCAAAGAAACTACATCACAAGTGTTTGACTGAGTCAAATTGCTCTCTGTGTAGATTTGTGGCAAGGGTTCAAATCTCACTCAAGTTTTTGTCCGCCTT from Salmo salar chromosome ssa07, Ssal_v3.1, whole genome shotgun sequence includes the following:
- the dram1 gene encoding DNA damage-regulated autophagy modulator protein 1, which gives rise to MFWFMEGLCFLPTFLVIWSSSTFIVSYLIALFEDDVDVVFPYISDTGAKPPESCVFGLMTVITAFAGTATMYARYKFVEKLNETAGGVPPVLNQAAFWIGMLSCLGMCFVATFQETTITAVHDAGALLFFVSGVLYTILQSIISYKAFPYGCSLALCRVRTGIATIAFLAVFPTVVCAVFVTQTTLHRKTKDEDYVFHLVSAVSEWIVAFSFIFFFFTYIHDFKKFTLKLRTEFVDYSR